From one Pseudomonas sp. S35 genomic stretch:
- a CDS encoding DUF3482 domain-containing protein, giving the protein MTKPLKLAVVGHTNVGKTSLLRTLTRDVGFGEVSHRPSTTRHVEGARLSVDGEALLELYDTPGLEDAIALLDYLERLDRPGERLDGPARLARFLEGSEARQRFEQEAKVLRQLLASDAGLYVIDAREPVLAKYRDELQVLASCGKPLLPVLNFVSSSEHREPDWREALARLGLHALVRFDSVAPPEDGERRLYESLALLLENARPQLERLILDQEAQRQARQQSAARLIAELLIDCAACRRSVVTEDEQQAIGDLRKAVRQREQKCVDALLKLFGFRPQDAAASDLPLLDGRWGDDLFNPETLKQLGVRVGGGIAAGAAAGAGVDLLVGGLTLGAAALAGAIAGGALQTARSYGSRLLGKIKGQRELTVDDSVLRLLALRQRQLLKALSVRGHAAMHSIKVDTPQDKTWREGKLPEALHKARAHPQWSSLNPHAKLSQAERQEQVEALAQRLDET; this is encoded by the coding sequence ATGACTAAACCGCTGAAACTTGCCGTGGTCGGCCACACCAACGTGGGCAAGACCTCGCTGCTGCGCACCCTGACCCGTGACGTGGGCTTCGGCGAAGTGTCCCATCGCCCCAGCACCACGCGGCATGTGGAGGGCGCGCGCCTGTCGGTGGACGGCGAAGCCCTGCTGGAGCTGTATGACACGCCCGGCCTGGAAGATGCCATCGCCCTGCTCGACTACCTGGAACGCCTCGACCGCCCTGGCGAACGCCTGGACGGCCCGGCACGCCTGGCGCGGTTCCTGGAAGGCAGCGAAGCGCGCCAGCGTTTCGAGCAGGAAGCCAAAGTGCTGCGCCAACTGCTGGCCTCGGACGCCGGGCTGTATGTGATCGACGCCCGCGAGCCGGTGCTGGCCAAGTACCGCGATGAGCTGCAAGTGCTGGCCAGTTGCGGCAAACCGTTGCTGCCGGTGCTCAATTTTGTCAGCAGCAGCGAGCACCGCGAGCCGGACTGGCGCGAAGCCCTGGCCCGCCTCGGCCTGCATGCGCTGGTGCGTTTCGACAGCGTCGCACCGCCGGAAGACGGCGAACGTCGCCTGTATGAAAGCCTCGCCCTGCTGCTGGAAAACGCCCGGCCGCAACTGGAACGGCTGATCCTCGATCAAGAAGCCCAGCGCCAGGCCCGCCAGCAAAGCGCCGCACGCTTGATCGCCGAGTTGCTGATCGACTGCGCCGCGTGCCGGCGCAGCGTGGTCACTGAAGATGAGCAGCAAGCCATCGGCGATTTACGCAAGGCCGTGCGCCAGCGCGAACAAAAATGCGTAGACGCCCTGCTCAAGCTGTTCGGTTTCCGCCCACAAGACGCGGCCGCCAGCGACTTGCCGCTGCTGGATGGCCGCTGGGGCGACGACCTGTTCAACCCGGAAACCCTCAAGCAACTCGGCGTGCGCGTGGGTGGCGGGATCGCTGCCGGCGCCGCAGCGGGGGCCGGGGTAGATCTGCTGGTCGGCGGGCTGACGCTGGGCGCCGCGGCCCTGGCCGGCGCCATCGCCGGGGGCGCGCTGCAAACCGCGCGCAGCTATGGCAGCCGCCTGCTGGGCAAGATCAAAGGCCAGCGCGAGCTGACCGTGGATGACAGCGTGCTGCGCCTGCTCGCCCTGCGCCAACGCCAGTTGCTCAAGGCCCTGAGCGTGCGCGGCCACGCGGCGATGCACAGCATCAAGGTCGATACGCCCCAGGACAAAACCTGGCGCGAAGGCAAGTTGCCGGAGGCGCTGCACAAAGCCCGTGCCCACCCGCAATGGTCGTCGCTCAACCCCCACGCCAAGCTGAGCCAGGCCGAACGCCAGGAGCAGGTCGAGGCCCTCGCCCAGCGCCTCGACGAGACTTAA
- a CDS encoding TIGR03364 family FAD-dependent oxidoreductase, whose amino-acid sequence MTHHSDLLIIGAGILGLSHAYAAAKRGLKVKVFERSATPLGASVRNFGQALVTGQPPGPMLDLARESREIWGHWAQTAGLQLKRNGSYLFARSEAEEHLLEAFCAGRAQAYGYNVELLQGAAMKDLYGGQFRHHRAALHGKDDQQLYSREAIPALINYLAQDLNVEFHFSTLVRDVEPGQLHSTAGSFRGEQIIVCSGHDYQTLLAEAIAPLNPQVCRLQMLRARPVLNLNLQHALLTGLSCVHYGAFADLPEAAPVQAQILREAPYLHEHGIHLLISPTPHGELIIGDSHDYGSDASPFNAEQVDDWMIELAQQTLGCKIQVVERWQGVYGSRGPAPFSFLQAAPGVSAALMHTGVGMSVGPAMAERNICALWEA is encoded by the coding sequence ATGACACACCACAGCGACCTGCTGATCATCGGCGCCGGCATCCTCGGCCTGTCCCACGCCTACGCCGCCGCCAAGCGTGGCCTCAAGGTCAAAGTCTTCGAGCGCAGTGCCACGCCGTTGGGCGCTTCGGTGCGTAACTTCGGCCAGGCGCTGGTCACCGGCCAACCACCGGGCCCGATGCTCGACCTGGCGCGCGAAAGCCGCGAGATCTGGGGCCATTGGGCACAAACCGCCGGCCTGCAGCTCAAGCGCAATGGCTCCTATCTGTTTGCCCGCAGCGAGGCTGAAGAACACTTATTGGAAGCCTTCTGCGCCGGGCGCGCGCAAGCGTACGGCTACAACGTCGAGTTACTGCAAGGCGCGGCAATGAAGGACTTGTACGGCGGCCAGTTCCGCCATCATCGTGCCGCGCTGCATGGCAAGGACGATCAGCAACTGTATTCCCGCGAGGCGATCCCGGCGTTGATCAACTACCTGGCGCAAGACCTGAACGTGGAGTTTCACTTCTCCACGCTCGTGCGCGACGTCGAGCCGGGCCAGTTGCACAGCACGGCGGGGAGCTTTCGCGGCGAGCAGATCATCGTCTGCTCCGGCCACGATTACCAAACCCTGCTGGCCGAAGCGATTGCGCCGCTCAACCCGCAGGTCTGTCGCCTGCAAATGCTGCGCGCCCGGCCGGTGCTCAACCTGAACCTGCAACACGCCTTGCTCACCGGCCTCAGTTGCGTGCATTACGGCGCCTTCGCCGACTTGCCGGAAGCCGCGCCGGTGCAGGCGCAGATCCTGCGCGAAGCACCGTACCTGCATGAGCATGGCATTCACTTGCTGATCAGCCCGACGCCTCACGGTGAACTGATCATCGGTGACTCCCATGATTACGGCAGCGATGCGTCGCCGTTCAACGCCGAGCAGGTCGATGACTGGATGATCGAATTGGCCCAGCAGACCTTGGGCTGCAAGATCCAGGTGGTGGAGCGTTGGCAGGGCGTTTACGGCTCGCGTGGGCCTGCGCCGTTTTCGTTCTTGCAGGCGGCGCCGGGCGTGAGTGCGGCGTTGATGCACACCGGCGTGGGCATGAGCGTGGGGCCGGCGATGGCCGAGCGCAATATCTGTGCATTGTGGGAGGCGTGA
- a CDS encoding dihydrofolate reductase has translation MKKTLPLSLIAALGENRVIGVDNSMPWHLPGDFKYFKATTLGKPIIMGRKTWDSLGRPLPGRLNIVVSRQTDLALEGAEVFPSLDAAVARAEAWALEQGVDELMLIGGAQLYAQGLEQADRLYLTRVALSPEGDAWFPAFDQGQWKLVSNLENPAEGDKPAYNFEVWEHN, from the coding sequence ATGAAAAAAACTCTCCCTTTAAGCCTGATCGCAGCCCTCGGTGAAAACCGCGTGATCGGCGTCGACAACAGCATGCCCTGGCATTTGCCGGGGGATTTCAAATATTTCAAGGCCACCACCCTGGGCAAGCCGATCATCATGGGGCGCAAGACCTGGGATTCCCTGGGCCGACCGCTGCCGGGGCGCTTGAATATCGTGGTTAGCCGTCAGACCGACCTGGCGCTGGAAGGTGCGGAAGTTTTTCCGTCGCTCGATGCCGCCGTGGCGCGGGCCGAAGCCTGGGCACTGGAGCAAGGCGTGGACGAGCTGATGCTGATCGGCGGCGCGCAGCTGTATGCGCAGGGGCTGGAGCAGGCCGATCGCCTGTACCTGACGCGGGTGGCGCTGAGCCCGGAAGGGGATGCTTGGTTTCCGGCGTTTGATCAGGGGCAGTGGAAGCTGGTGTCGAATCTAGAGAACCCAGCCGAGGGTGACAAACCGGCGTACAACTTTGAGGTCTGGGAGCACAACTGA
- a CDS encoding putative 2-aminoethylphosphonate ABC transporter permease subunit, which translates to MAVDMTLPMPREVSRAETGDRLFVVGGKVLWLCLLSIAVLMPLLAIFWRGFSSEAGQGGGLVAARELLTSANFHWLLGNSLKVSFSVAAIVVPLAYLFAYGLQRTLMPGKAIWRGLSLLPLMAPSMLPGIALVYLFGNQGLLRGLLSENIYGFWGIVLGEVIYTFPHALMILLSALSLADARLFDAASSMGASPARAFRSITWPATRQAVFAAFCLVFTLTITDFGVPVVVGGDYQVLALEAYKAVVGQQQFGRGALIGMVLLLPALFSFGVDAWLRRRHGDAMSGRAQVFQPAPSRVRDGCYLAIVLLICAVLLMVFGMAVYSSLVKFWPYNLSLSLNHYQFEDTAGGGWLAYRNSLIMALCTALIGSVLIFTGAYLMEKTKGQKGLNLALRLLSFVPMAVPGLVLGLGYVFFFNLSGNPLHVFYGTMTLLVVCTIAHYLTTAQMTATTALRQLDSEFEAAALSLKAPLYRHYLRVTVPICLPALLDIVRYLFVSAMTTVSAAIFLYSPDTILAAVAVLNMDDAGNVGGAAAMSTLILFTSAGVSLLLAWASRGALRRSQAWRQSPPGQ; encoded by the coding sequence ATGGCCGTGGATATGACATTGCCGATGCCCCGTGAAGTATCCCGCGCTGAAACAGGCGACCGCTTATTTGTGGTCGGCGGCAAAGTGCTGTGGCTGTGCTTGCTGAGCATCGCCGTCTTGATGCCGTTGTTGGCGATTTTCTGGCGCGGTTTCAGCAGCGAGGCCGGGCAGGGCGGTGGGCTGGTTGCTGCGCGGGAGTTGCTCACCAGCGCCAACTTCCACTGGCTGCTGGGCAATAGCCTGAAAGTCTCCTTCAGCGTCGCGGCCATTGTCGTACCGCTGGCTTACCTGTTTGCCTACGGGCTGCAACGCACGTTGATGCCTGGCAAGGCTATCTGGCGTGGCCTGTCGCTGCTGCCGTTGATGGCACCGTCAATGTTGCCGGGAATTGCACTGGTGTACCTGTTCGGCAACCAAGGCCTGCTGCGCGGGCTGCTTTCGGAGAATATCTACGGGTTCTGGGGGATTGTGTTGGGTGAGGTGATCTACACCTTCCCACACGCCTTGATGATCCTGCTGTCGGCGCTTTCCCTGGCGGATGCGCGGCTGTTCGACGCGGCCTCGAGCATGGGCGCCAGCCCGGCCCGGGCGTTTCGCAGTATCACCTGGCCGGCCACGCGCCAGGCTGTATTCGCCGCGTTTTGCCTGGTGTTTACCCTGACCATCACCGACTTCGGCGTGCCCGTGGTGGTCGGCGGTGATTACCAGGTGCTGGCGCTGGAAGCCTACAAGGCCGTGGTCGGCCAGCAACAGTTCGGACGCGGCGCCTTGATCGGCATGGTGTTGCTGCTGCCGGCGCTGTTCAGCTTTGGCGTGGATGCGTGGTTGCGCCGGCGTCATGGCGACGCCATGAGTGGCCGCGCCCAGGTGTTCCAGCCGGCGCCATCGCGGGTAAGGGATGGCTGCTACCTGGCCATTGTCCTACTGATCTGCGCCGTGTTGCTGATGGTGTTCGGCATGGCGGTGTATTCCTCGCTGGTCAAGTTCTGGCCGTACAACCTGTCGCTGTCGCTCAATCACTATCAGTTTGAAGACACGGCCGGTGGCGGTTGGCTGGCTTACCGCAACAGCCTGATCATGGCCCTGTGCACGGCATTGATCGGCAGCGTGCTGATCTTCACCGGCGCCTACCTGATGGAAAAAACCAAAGGCCAGAAGGGCCTGAACCTGGCGCTGCGCCTGCTCAGCTTTGTACCGATGGCCGTGCCGGGCTTGGTACTCGGCTTGGGCTACGTGTTCTTCTTCAACCTCAGCGGCAACCCGCTGCACGTGTTCTACGGCACCATGACCCTGCTGGTGGTGTGCACCATTGCGCACTATTTGACCACTGCGCAGATGACCGCCACCACCGCCCTGCGCCAGTTGGACAGCGAGTTCGAAGCCGCTGCGCTGTCGCTCAAGGCGCCGCTGTACCGCCATTACCTGCGCGTCACTGTGCCGATCTGCCTGCCGGCGCTGCTGGACATCGTGCGTTACCTGTTTGTGTCGGCGATGACCACCGTGTCCGCCGCGATCTTCCTCTACAGCCCCGACACCATTCTCGCCGCCGTCGCCGTGTTGAACATGGACGACGCCGGCAACGTGGGCGGCGCGGCGGCCATGTCGACCCTGATCCTGTTCACTTCGGCCGGCGTCTCGCTGCTGCTGGCGTGGGCCTCACGTGGCGCGCTGCGCCGCTCCCAAGCCTGGCGCCAAAGCCCGCCCGGCCAATAA
- a CDS encoding DUF2868 domain-containing protein, protein MTALNPLQKLWLTETVRLREEHAGALEDLEANRLARTAGGDLPTRIQHRALHLAERDGLTAALTRWLQGARLALVLLALVAVVSGAGLAFAALGNGLTPVNVFWALGSLLGLNLILLISWAMGLLFAGEHSASLGRLWLWLSEKLARDAKAAQLAPALLLVLQRQKLNRWAVGVLVNGLWLLALLSALVILLTLLATRRYGFVWETTILGADTFVAVTQALGSLPALLGFSVPTVEMIRASGDSALNIESARQAWAAWLVGVLLVYGLLPRLLLALLCLWRWKRGRAALRLDLNLPGYSQLRERLMPSSERLGVNDAAPEQLHHVAGGVSELDSNGALLVAIELDDQHPWPPKLPAQVKNAGILDSRESRHKLLEQLTRFPPARLAIACDPRRSPDRGSLALIAELARSAAATRVWLLQAPPGQALDAERLGDWHSALHQLELPFADCAPLNWLETGHD, encoded by the coding sequence GTGACTGCACTGAACCCGCTGCAAAAACTCTGGCTGACAGAAACCGTGCGCCTGCGTGAAGAACACGCAGGCGCCCTGGAGGACTTGGAAGCCAACCGCCTGGCCCGCACGGCCGGCGGCGATCTGCCGACGCGTATCCAGCATCGCGCCTTGCATCTGGCCGAGCGCGATGGGCTGACTGCCGCCCTCACCCGCTGGCTGCAAGGTGCGCGTTTGGCACTGGTGCTGCTGGCGCTAGTCGCCGTAGTCAGCGGCGCCGGGCTTGCCTTCGCGGCACTTGGCAACGGCTTGACCCCGGTGAATGTGTTCTGGGCCCTGGGCAGCCTGCTCGGTTTGAACCTGATCCTGTTGATAAGCTGGGCAATGGGCCTGCTGTTTGCTGGAGAACACAGCGCCAGCCTTGGTCGCTTATGGCTGTGGCTCAGTGAAAAACTAGCCCGTGACGCCAAGGCCGCGCAATTGGCGCCCGCGTTGTTGCTGGTGTTGCAACGCCAGAAACTCAATCGCTGGGCGGTAGGCGTACTGGTCAACGGTTTGTGGTTGCTGGCCTTGCTCAGCGCACTGGTGATATTGCTGACGCTGCTCGCCACCAGGCGCTACGGCTTTGTGTGGGAGACCACCATTCTCGGCGCCGACACCTTCGTCGCCGTCACCCAGGCCCTCGGCAGCCTGCCAGCCTTGCTTGGCTTCAGCGTGCCCACCGTCGAGATGATTCGCGCCAGCGGCGACTCGGCCCTGAATATCGAAAGCGCTCGCCAAGCCTGGGCCGCCTGGCTGGTGGGCGTATTGCTGGTCTACGGCCTGCTGCCGCGACTGCTCCTCGCCCTGCTGTGCCTGTGGCGCTGGAAACGCGGGCGCGCCGCCTTGCGCCTGGACCTGAACCTACCGGGCTACAGCCAACTGCGCGAACGCCTGATGCCCAGCAGCGAACGCCTCGGGGTCAACGACGCCGCGCCCGAGCAATTGCATCACGTCGCCGGCGGCGTCAGTGAATTGGACAGCAACGGCGCCCTGCTGGTGGCCATCGAACTGGACGACCAGCACCCTTGGCCGCCCAAACTGCCGGCTCAGGTGAAAAATGCCGGCATCCTCGACAGCCGTGAATCGCGCCACAAATTGCTGGAACAACTCACCCGCTTCCCGCCCGCCCGCCTGGCCATCGCCTGCGACCCACGCCGCTCGCCGGATCGCGGCAGTCTCGCACTGATCGCCGAACTCGCACGCAGCGCCGCCGCCACCCGTGTCTGGCTGCTGCAAGCGCCGCCCGGCCAAGCGCTGGATGCCGAACGCCTGGGCGATTGGCACAGCGCGCTGCATCAGCTGGAATTGCCGTTTGCCGACTGCGCGCCGCTGAACTGGCTGGAGACCGGTCATGACTAA
- a CDS encoding putative 2-aminoethylphosphonate ABC transporter substrate-binding protein: MFKPLALVAAVLTAFSLNAFAKTELTVYTALEAEQLKTYKKAFEQANPDIEIKWVRDSTGIITAKLLAEKDRPQADVVWGLAASSLAILDQQGMLDNYAPKDLDKIGKNYRDAANPPAWVGMDVWAATICFNTVEAEKQGLTKPVSWQDLTKPEYKGKIVMPNPASSGTGFLDVSAWLQTYGEKQGWQYMDDLHRNIGQYVHSGSKPCKLAASGEFPIGISFEYPAVQLKRQGAPLDIILPKEGLGWDIEATAVIKGSAHADAAKKLADFSASPAAMELYKDNFAVLAQPGIAKPQTELPADYEQRLIKNDFAWASKNRDSILTEWRKRYDGKSEKVAGQ, translated from the coding sequence ATGTTCAAGCCCCTGGCGCTGGTCGCTGCCGTACTCACTGCATTCAGCCTGAATGCCTTCGCCAAGACCGAGCTGACCGTGTACACGGCCCTCGAAGCCGAGCAGTTGAAGACCTACAAAAAGGCCTTCGAGCAAGCCAACCCTGACATTGAGATCAAGTGGGTGCGCGACTCCACCGGCATCATCACCGCCAAGCTGCTGGCCGAGAAAGATCGCCCGCAAGCCGACGTAGTGTGGGGCCTGGCCGCCTCCAGCCTGGCGATCCTCGACCAGCAGGGCATGCTCGACAACTACGCACCGAAGGACCTGGACAAGATCGGCAAAAACTACCGCGACGCCGCCAACCCACCGGCCTGGGTCGGCATGGACGTGTGGGCCGCGACCATCTGCTTCAACACCGTCGAGGCCGAGAAACAGGGCCTGACCAAACCGGTGAGCTGGCAAGACCTGACCAAGCCTGAGTACAAGGGCAAGATCGTCATGCCCAACCCGGCGTCCTCCGGTACCGGTTTCCTGGATGTGAGCGCCTGGCTGCAGACCTACGGCGAGAAGCAGGGCTGGCAGTACATGGACGACCTGCACCGGAACATCGGCCAGTACGTTCACTCCGGTTCCAAGCCGTGCAAGCTGGCGGCGTCGGGGGAGTTCCCGATTGGTATTTCGTTTGAATACCCGGCGGTGCAGCTCAAGCGCCAGGGCGCGCCGCTGGACATCATCCTGCCGAAAGAAGGCCTGGGTTGGGACATCGAAGCGACTGCCGTGATCAAGGGCAGCGCCCATGCTGACGCGGCGAAGAAACTGGCCGACTTCTCCGCCAGCCCTGCGGCGATGGAGTTGTACAAGGACAACTTCGCCGTGCTTGCCCAGCCGGGTATCGCCAAGCCGCAGACCGAATTGCCGGCCGACTATGAGCAGCGTTTGATCAAGAACGACTTTGCCTGGGCGTCGAAGAATCGCGACAGCATTTTGACCGAGTGGCGCAAGCGCTATGACGGCAAGTCGGAGAAGGTGGCGGGTCAGTAA
- a CDS encoding putative 2-aminoethylphosphonate ABC transporter ATP-binding protein, whose protein sequence is MHTTLTQPGAPMKVRGIQKRFGAFTALDHVSLDVAAGELVCLLGPSGCGKTTLLRCIAGLERQDSGELYLGDRDVSLLPPQARDYGILFQSYALFPNLTIEANIGYGLTGSGRDEVRKRVGQMLELVGLLGSEKKYPGQLSGGQQQRVALARALAPAPSLLLLDEPMSALDARVREHLCTELRQLQRRLGITTLMVTHNQDEAMLMADRIAVMNNGKVEQYATPQEIYDRPATPFVAEFVGQGNWLPFSRNSASHAQVGGMNMRLADDAGVAKSGRLFCRPEAISVNPPVHEENLFPAKVREITFLGNRCRMSFELEQLPGHPLLAELAPEAMPRLGAQDIWVALPPRSLQVFA, encoded by the coding sequence ATGCACACAACCCTGACCCAACCCGGCGCGCCCATGAAGGTGCGCGGTATCCAGAAACGCTTCGGCGCCTTCACTGCGCTGGACCACGTGTCCCTGGACGTCGCCGCTGGCGAGCTGGTGTGCCTGCTGGGGCCGTCCGGTTGTGGCAAGACCACCTTGCTGCGTTGCATCGCCGGTCTGGAGCGCCAGGACAGCGGCGAACTTTACCTGGGTGATCGTGATGTTTCCCTACTGCCGCCCCAGGCGCGGGACTACGGCATTCTGTTCCAGTCCTACGCGCTGTTTCCCAACCTGACCATTGAAGCGAACATCGGCTACGGCCTTACCGGCAGTGGTCGCGATGAGGTGCGCAAGCGGGTCGGGCAGATGCTGGAACTGGTGGGCCTGCTGGGCAGCGAAAAAAAATACCCCGGCCAGCTTTCCGGCGGCCAACAGCAACGTGTGGCCCTGGCCCGCGCCTTGGCGCCGGCGCCTTCGTTGTTGCTGTTGGACGAACCCATGTCGGCCCTCGACGCCCGCGTGCGCGAGCACCTGTGCACCGAGTTGCGCCAACTGCAACGACGCCTGGGCATCACCACCTTGATGGTCACCCACAACCAGGACGAAGCCATGTTGATGGCCGACCGCATCGCTGTGATGAACAACGGTAAGGTCGAGCAGTACGCCACGCCCCAGGAAATCTACGACCGCCCGGCCACGCCGTTCGTGGCGGAGTTTGTCGGCCAGGGTAATTGGCTGCCCTTCAGCCGTAACAGTGCCAGCCATGCTCAGGTCGGCGGGATGAACATGCGCCTGGCCGATGATGCCGGCGTGGCCAAGTCCGGCCGCCTGTTCTGTCGCCCGGAAGCCATCAGCGTCAACCCGCCGGTGCATGAAGAAAACCTGTTCCCGGCCAAGGTCCGCGAGATCACCTTCCTCGGCAACCGCTGCCGCATGAGCTTTGAACTGGAGCAGTTACCGGGTCATCCATTGCTCGCTGAACTGGCTCCAGAAGCCATGCCACGTCTGGGCGCCCAGGACATCTGGGTGGCTTTGCCGCCGCGCAGCCTGCAGGTGTTTGCCTGA
- a CDS encoding LysR family transcriptional regulator, whose amino-acid sequence MLSAELKAFFMVARLGSITQAAKKLGLSQPTVTTQIRNLESQYGVELFYRGGRRLTVSDEGARLLPMVKALLQQEADIEFFLRNNGQVQGALRIAATAPYYILDLVKAFRERLPQVEVSVEIGNSQQVLEALDDYRVDVAASSQLLEDPRLIRRVLGTDPLVLAVHRNHPLAKLDHVPLTALAGHTLLMREAGSTTRRLTEDMLQGAGVSYGPLLEIGSRESIREAVLRNIGISIIARQEVPHDPQLRVLTIENAPQIPEYLYCLKERKGARLPAAFLGLAQEMSPI is encoded by the coding sequence GTGCTGAGTGCTGAGCTGAAGGCGTTTTTTATGGTCGCCCGCCTGGGGAGCATTACCCAGGCGGCGAAAAAACTCGGCCTGAGCCAGCCCACGGTCACCACCCAGATCCGCAACCTGGAAAGCCAATACGGCGTCGAGCTGTTCTATCGCGGTGGTCGCCGCCTCACCGTCAGCGACGAGGGTGCGCGGTTGCTGCCGATGGTCAAGGCGCTGTTGCAGCAGGAAGCGGATATCGAGTTCTTCCTGCGCAACAACGGCCAGGTACAGGGTGCCCTGCGCATTGCCGCGACCGCGCCGTATTACATCCTTGATCTGGTCAAAGCCTTTCGCGAACGCTTGCCGCAAGTGGAAGTGTCGGTGGAAATCGGCAACTCCCAACAGGTGCTCGAAGCGTTGGACGATTACCGCGTCGATGTCGCCGCTTCCTCGCAATTGCTCGAAGACCCGCGCTTGATCCGCCGCGTACTCGGCACCGACCCCTTGGTGCTCGCGGTGCATCGCAATCATCCCCTGGCCAAGCTCGACCATGTGCCATTGACCGCGTTGGCCGGGCATACGCTGTTGATGCGTGAAGCGGGCTCTACCACCCGGCGGCTGACCGAGGACATGTTGCAGGGCGCGGGTGTGAGCTATGGGCCGTTGTTGGAGATCGGCAGTCGCGAGTCGATTCGCGAAGCGGTGCTGCGCAATATCGGCATCAGCATCATCGCCCGCCAGGAAGTGCCCCATGACCCACAACTGCGGGTACTGACCATCGAGAATGCGCCGCAGATTCCGGAGTACTTGTACTGCCTCAAGGAACGCAAAGGCGCGCGGCTGCCGGCGGCCTTCCTCGGCCTGGCTCAAGAGATGTCTCCCATCTGA
- a CDS encoding phosphonate degradation HD-domain oxygenase — translation MNREQVIADVFGLYEQHGAADYIGEPVSQIEHMSQAAQRAMAEGFDDEVVLAAFFHDIGHLCGQGGDNMGGYGVVSHERLGADYLRRAGFSERMAKLVEYHVQAKRYLTFSQPDYYARLSEASRRTLGYQGGVMTAEEARAFEQDPLCHISLRMRHWDEQAKARHVPLLDLEILKAKARQVLAA, via the coding sequence ATGAACCGGGAACAAGTGATTGCCGACGTCTTCGGACTGTACGAACAGCACGGCGCGGCGGATTACATCGGCGAGCCGGTGTCGCAGATCGAACACATGTCCCAGGCCGCGCAACGGGCGATGGCTGAGGGCTTCGACGATGAAGTGGTGTTGGCGGCGTTCTTCCACGATATCGGCCATCTCTGCGGCCAGGGTGGCGACAACATGGGCGGCTACGGCGTGGTCAGCCACGAGCGGCTGGGCGCGGATTACCTGCGTCGCGCGGGGTTCAGCGAGCGCATGGCCAAATTGGTGGAATATCACGTGCAAGCCAAGCGCTACCTGACCTTCAGCCAACCGGACTACTACGCCCGCCTGAGCGAAGCCAGCCGTCGTACCCTAGGCTATCAGGGCGGCGTGATGACAGCCGAGGAGGCACGGGCCTTCGAACAGGACCCGTTGTGTCACATCAGCCTGCGCATGCGCCACTGGGATGAACAGGCCAAGGCCCGGCACGTGCCGCTGCTCGACCTTGAAATCCTCAAGGCCAAGGCCCGGCAAGTGCTGGCGGCTTAA